From Cervus elaphus chromosome 25, mCerEla1.1, whole genome shotgun sequence, one genomic window encodes:
- the SLC1A3 gene encoding excitatory amino acid transporter 1 isoform X2 codes for MAALDSKASGKMGMRAVVYYMTTTIIAVVIGIIIVIIIHPGKGTKENMHREGKIVQVTAADAFLDLIRNMFPPNLVEACFKQFKTNYEKRSFKVPIQPNETLVGAVINNVSEAMETLTRITEELVPVPGSVNGVNALGLVVFSMCFGFVIGNMKEQGQALREFFDSLNEAIMRLVAVIMWYAPLGILFLIAGKIVEMEDMGVIGGQLAMYTVTVIVGLLIHAVIVLPLLYFLVTRKNPWIFIGGLLQALITALGTSSSSATLPITFKCLEENNGVDKRVTRFVLPVGATINMDGTALYEALAAIFIAQVNNFELNFGQIITISITATAASIGAAGIPQAGLVTMVIVLTSVGLPTDDITLIIAVDWFLDRLRTTTNVLGDSLGAGIVEHLSRHELKNRDVEMGNSVIEENEMKKPYQLISQESEIEKSMDSETKM; via the exons ATGGCGGCCCTAGATAGTAAGGCGTCAGGAAAGATGGGGATGCGAGCTGTAGTCTATTACATGACTACGACCATCATTGCCGTGGTGATTGGCATAATCATTGTTATCAtcatccatcctgggaagggcacaaaggAAAACATGCACAGAGAAGGCAAAATTGTACAGGTGACAGCTGCAGACGCCTTCCTGGACTTGATCAG gAATATGTTCCCTCCAAATCTGGTAGAAGCTTGCTTTAAACAG tttaaaacCAACTATGAGAAGAGGAGCTTTAAAGTGCCCATCCAGCCCAATGAAACACTCGTGGGCGCTGTGATAAACAATGTGTCAGAGGCCATGGAGACTCTGACGAGGATCACAGAAGAGTTAGTCCCAGTCCCAGGGTCTGTGAATGGGGTCAATGCCCTGGGACTAGTTGTCTTCTCCATGTGCTTTGGATTTGTGATTGGAAACATGAAGGAGCAGGGCCAGGCCCTGCGAGAGTTCTTTGATTCTCTCAACGAAGCCATCATGAGACTGGTAGCAGTGATCATGTG GTACGCCCCTCTGGGCATACTCTTCCTGATTGCAGGGAAAATTGTTGAGATGGAAGACATGGGGGTGATTGGGGGACAGCTGGCCATGTACACAGTGACAGTCATCGTGGGCTTGCTCATCCATGCCGTCATTGTCCTACCCCTCCTCTACTTCCTGGTAACGCGGAAAAACCCCTGGATTTTCATCGGAGGGTTGCTGCAAGCACTCATCACAGCTCTGGGAACTTCCTCCAG CTCCGCCACCCTGCCCATCACCTTCAAGTGCCTGGAGGAGAACAATGGCGTGGACAAACGCGTTACCAGATTCGTGCTCCCGGTAGGGGCCACCATCAACATGGATGGAACCGCCCTCTATGAGGCTTTGGCTGCCATTTTCATTGCTCAAGTTAACAACTTTGAACTGAACTTTGGACAGATTATTACAATCAG CATCACAGCAACGGCTGCCAGTATTGGGGCAGCTGGGATTCCTCAGGCAGGCCTGGTCACCATGGTCATCGTGCTGACATCTGTGGGCCTGCCCACCGACGACATCACACTCATCATCGCAGTGGACTGGTTCCT GGACCGCCTTCGCACCACCACCAATGTGTTGGGAGACTCCCTGGGAGCCGGCATTGTTGAACACTTGTCGCGACATGAACTGAAGAACCGGGATGTCGAAATGGGTAACTCAGTGAttgaagagaatgaaatgaaGAAACCATATCAACTGATTTCCCAGGAAAGCGAAattgaaaaatccatggacagtgaGACCAAGATGTAG